A genomic window from Spirochaetota bacterium includes:
- the selD gene encoding selenide, water dikinase SelD yields MGPADLANVMKKLPIEYNSNVLVGMQTSDDAGVYRISDDLALVQTVDFITPIVDDPFVFGQIAATNSISDIYAMGGKPITAMNIVCFPVNTFAMDVLENILLGGLEVMKKTGVQLIGGHSIDDVELKYGLSVTGIIHPEKIYTNVGIQPDDVIILTKPIGTGTINTAIKAGIAANEHTDRAIQSMLTVNDCLTGYPYSEHIHAVTDVTGFGLIGHLSEMLGSSIAIHVNANAVPLIPGATDYAAMGLLPAGLYRNKDFVGSRCTVASGVKRDIADLLFDPQTSGGLLIATSKNFAKQVIEYIAPKVLCTAIIATCSQSQEGHIYIE; encoded by the coding sequence ATAGGTCCGGCGGACCTGGCTAACGTTATGAAAAAGCTGCCCATTGAATACAACAGCAATGTGTTGGTGGGCATGCAAACCAGCGATGATGCTGGTGTGTACAGAATCAGTGATGATTTAGCTCTTGTGCAGACTGTCGATTTTATTACACCGATAGTAGATGACCCTTTTGTCTTTGGGCAGATTGCTGCCACCAACAGCATTTCGGATATATATGCTATGGGCGGCAAACCTATTACTGCTATGAATATTGTGTGCTTCCCTGTGAATACATTTGCTATGGATGTACTGGAAAATATTTTACTGGGTGGTTTAGAGGTAATGAAAAAAACAGGAGTGCAACTCATTGGCGGGCACAGTATTGACGATGTTGAGCTTAAATATGGTCTTTCAGTTACTGGAATAATCCATCCTGAAAAAATTTACACTAATGTTGGAATACAACCTGATGATGTAATCATCTTAACCAAACCCATTGGCACCGGAACTATTAATACTGCTATTAAAGCTGGCATTGCTGCTAATGAGCATACTGACAGAGCCATACAATCAATGCTTACAGTAAACGATTGCCTGACAGGCTACCCATATAGTGAGCACATTCATGCGGTTACTGATGTCACTGGCTTTGGGCTTATTGGTCATCTATCTGAGATGCTGGGAAGTTCCATTGCTATTCATGTTAATGCTAATGCTGTGCCGCTTATACCTGGTGCCACTGACTATGCTGCTATGGGACTTTTACCTGCCGGATTATATCGCAACAAGGATTTTGTAGGTTCACGCTGTACGGTAGCTTCCGGTGTTAAACGTGATATTGCTGACCTTTTGTTTGACCCACAAACATCCGGTGGGCTACTCATTGCAACATCGAAAAATTTTGCTAAACAAGTAATTGAATATATTGCACCAAAAGTGTTATGTACAGCAATTATTGCAACCTGTTCGCAATCACAGGAAGGTCATATATATATTGAGTAA